The following proteins come from a genomic window of Salvia hispanica cultivar TCC Black 2014 chromosome 4, UniMelb_Shisp_WGS_1.0, whole genome shotgun sequence:
- the LOC125218922 gene encoding probable enoyl-CoA hydratase 2, mitochondrial: protein MVAFAAASKSLKNPKFQTTISHLFRFQSARTLLVQSVSDSVNLQKLADSDSGIWEVNLERPSSKNAIGRDMLRGLRHTLESVNRDQTAKVLMISSSVPKVFCAGADLKERKTMSPSEVRDFVNSLRSTFSYLEALCIPTIAVIEGVALGGGLEMALSCDLRICGENALLGLPETGLAIIPGAGGTQRLPRLVGKSTAKELIFTGRKVDGKDALSIGLVNHCVPAGEAHLKALEIARLINQKGPVAIRMAKRAIDGGMEVDMDSGLVLEEECYEQIMHTKDRLEGLAAFAEKRKPNYIGR from the exons ATGGTAGCTTTTGCCGCTGCATCGAAATCGCTGAAGAATCCCAAGTTTCAGACCACTATTTCGCATCTGTTCAGATTCCAGAGTGCTAGAACGCTATTGGTGCAGTCTGTTTCCGATTCCGTGAACCTGCAGAAACTCGCTGATTCTGATTCTG GGATTTGGGAGGTTAACTTGGAAAGGCCTAGCTCGAAAAATGCTATTGGAAGAGACATGCTGAGGGGATTGCGGCATACACTTGAATCTGTTAACAGAGACCAGACAGCAAAAGTTTTGATGATCAGCAGTTCTGTTCCCAAAGTATTTTGTGCAGGTGCCGATTTGAAG GAGAGGAAGACAATGAGTCCATCTGAAGTGCGGGATTTTGTGAACTCACTGCGCTCCACTTTCTCCTACTTGGAG GCACTGTGTATTCCTACGATAGCCGTCATTGAAGGTGTTGCCTTGGGAGGCGGGCTTGAAATGGCTCTATCTTGTGATCTCCGGATATGTG GGGAAAATGCTTTGCTAGGATTACCAGAAACTGGGCTGGCAATCATTCCCGG GGCTGGGGGAACACAAAGGCTTCCTAGATTGGTTGGAAAATCGACAGCAAAGGAACTTATTTTCACTGGTCGGAAAGTTGATGGCAAAGATGCTCTATCCATAG GTCTTGTTAATCACTGTGTCCCGGCTGGCGAGGCTCACTTGAAAGCTCTTGAAATCGCTCGGCTTATAAATCAGAAG GGACCGGTGGCGATAAGAATGGCTAAGCGAGCGATTGATGGAGGAATGGAGGTGGATATGGACTCGGGATTGGTGTTGGAGGAAGAGTGCTATGAACAGATCATGCACACCAAGGATCGTTTGGAAGGTTTGGCTGCATTTGCTGAGAAAAGAAAACCTAATTATATAGGTAGATGA
- the LOC125220820 gene encoding RING-H2 finger protein ATL56-like: MGAIAKLISYPDKILSIFFLRILPESIHLAILALCLLHKHFQIFTARRAYAAAVKSSRRLLRPPPGSGECSVCLSELAAEGEECCELAACAHAFHRGCVERWLKGHAPTCPLCRAAAVPEKAAAEYRRVAEEEEDDWIEKEFALVLLNALDVGRCNHGIFT; the protein is encoded by the coding sequence atgGGCGCCATAGCAAAACTCATCTCTTATCCCGACAAAATCCTctccatcttcttcctccGAATCCTCCCCGAATCCATCCACTTAGCCATCCTCGCCCTCTGCCTCCTCCACAAGCACTTCCAAATCTTCACCGCGCGCCGCGCCTACGCCGCCGCGGTGAAGAGCAGCCGCAGGCTCCTCCGCCCGCCGCCGGGCTCCGGCGAGTGCAGCGTCTGCCTCTCGGAGCTCGCGGCCGAGGGGGAGGAGTGCTGCGAGCTGGCCGCGTGCGCCCACGCGTTCCACCGCGGCTGCGTGGAGCGCTGGCTGAAGGGACACGCGCCCACGTGCCCGCTGTGCCGCGCGGCGGCCGTGCCGGagaaggcggcggcggagtACCGGAGggtggcggaggaggaggaggatgatTGGATTGAGAAGGAGTTTGCCTTGGTGTTGTTGAATGCTTTGGATGTTGGGAGATGTAATCATGGGATTTTTACttga
- the LOC125218041 gene encoding E3 ubiquitin-protein ligase RNF13-like: protein MRAITKLVSYPNKFISIFLFKIMPELIHLGILSLCIFVKYYQIFTARRRYAAAVKSSRRQLLHPPPDSDECSVCLSEFAAEECCQLAACGHTFHRRCVERWLKGYVSTCPLCRAEVVPEAVAAEHRRLLAKEEDDFVEKEFALVLLNALNVGRCNNGYFLS from the coding sequence ATGAGAGCTATAACAAAACTTGTTTCTTATCCCAACAAATTTATTTCGATTTTCTTGTTCAAAATTATGCCGGAATTAATCCATTTAGGCATATTATCACTATGCATTTTTGTCAAATACTATCAAATTTTCACGGCGCGGCGTCGCTACGCCGCGGCAGTGAAGAGCAGCCGCAGGCAGCTGCTCCATCCGCCGCCGGATTCCGACGAGTGCAGTGTCTGCTTGTCGGAATTTGCGGCGGAGGAGTGCTGCCAGCTGGCGGCGTGCGGCCACACTTTCCACCGGCGGTGCGTGGAGAGGTGGCTGAAGGGGTACGTCTCTACGTGCCCGCTCTGCCGGGCGGAGGTGGTGCCggaggcggtggcggcggAGCACCGGCGGCTGCTGGCCAAGGAGGAGgatgattttgttgagaaGGAGTTTGCTCTAGTGTTGTTGAATGCTTTGAATGTTGGGAGATGTAATAACGGATATTTTTTAAGTTGA
- the LOC125185151 gene encoding uncharacterized protein LOC125185151, with protein MRFIYFLPGWEGSAGDSRVLRDAVSREGGLRVPKGNYFLCDNGYANSEGFLTPYKNVRYHLKEWGDGNQRPQNARELFNLRHSKARNIIERAFAVLKMRWGILRSASFYPIKIQIRMIMASFLIHNFIRGEMLNDPIEQELDGAPHNLVNEEADGDVEYVDQVKTSLAWTQMRDDLANSMWTNQPHGDLR; from the exons ATGAgattcatatattttcttcCCGGCTGGGAGGGTTCAGCCGGTGATTCCCGGGTGCTTAGAGATGCTGTTAGTAGAGAAGGGGGATTGAGGGTTCCCAAAG GAAATTACTTTTTGTGCGATAATGGGTATGCAAACTCTGAAGGTTTCTTGACCCCATACAAGAATGTTCGTTATCATTTGAAAGAATGGGGTGATGGCAATCAAAGACCGCAAAATGCGCGGGAATTGTTCAATCTGCGTCATAGTAAAGCTCGTAATATTATCGAGCGAGCCTTTGCCGTTCTTAAGATGAGATGGGGCATTCTTCGCAGCGCGAGTTTTTATCCGATTAAGATCCAAATTCGGATGATTATGGCATCCTTCTTAATCCATAATTTCATACGTGGTGAGATGCTGAACGACCCAATCGAACAAGAACTTGATGGTGCACCCCATAATCTAGTCAATGAGGAGGCTGATGGTGATGTTGAATACGTTGATCAAGTCAAAACAAGTCTAGCGTGGACTCAAATGAGGGATGATCTGGCTAATTCTATGTGGACTAAT CAGCCACATGGCGACCTCCGCTGA
- the LOC125219753 gene encoding uncharacterized protein LOC125219753, with the protein MEVTAEGASLTCAAGPLSFLFLLVKAHYTAQLGNFAKLLMLTTMEGQLEAVDAEGGAGEESDGEDAAAGGSGEDDGEGEYSEEGEQENEANSNSNVIPALCYLFFKTNVNLEKCLLFSNQKY; encoded by the exons ATGGAGGTGACAGCTGAAGGGGCTTCGCTAACGTGCGCGGCGGGGCCGCTGTCCTTCCTTTTCCTCTTGGTCAAAGCTCACTACACAGCTCAG TTGGGGAATTTTGCAAAACTACTGATGCTGACTACAATGGAAGGCCAATTGGAAGCTGTTGATGCCGAGGGAGGAGCTGGTGAGGAGAGCGACGGCGAAGATGCTGCTGCCGGTGGTTCGGGAGAGGATGATGGCGAAGGGGAGTATTCTGAGGAAGGCGAACAGGAGAACGAGGCCAACAGCAACAGCAATGTAATACCCGCTCTTTGTTACCTTTTCTTTAAGACTAATGTCAACCTAGAGAAATGTTTGTTGTTTTCAAATCAGAAATATTAG